In Pseudomonas sp. MM213, a genomic segment contains:
- the acuI gene encoding acrylyl-CoA reductase (NADPH) — protein MFQGILIDKDDSGYRATLQEINDDQLPEGDVTVRVAYSTLNFKDGLAITGSSPVVRKFPMVPGIDLAGTVEVSGHPDYKVGDQVVLNGWGVGEGHWGGLAQKARLNGDWLIPLPREFTAAQAMAIGTAGYTAMLSILALEHNGVTPEQGDVLVTGANGGVGSFAIALLNKLGYRVVASTGRTSEHDYLKQLGASEIIDRATLSEPGKPLAKERWAAVIDSVGSHTLANACASTKANGTVAACGLAQGMDFPASVAPFILRGVTLAGINSVTQPKAKRVLAWNRLAKDLDFALLPLISHEIGLSEAIDAAPRLLAGQLRGRVVVDVNR, from the coding sequence ATGTTCCAAGGCATTTTGATCGACAAAGACGACAGCGGTTACCGGGCCACACTGCAAGAGATCAATGACGATCAACTGCCCGAGGGCGATGTGACAGTGCGTGTGGCGTACAGCACGCTGAACTTCAAGGACGGTCTGGCGATCACCGGCAGCAGCCCGGTGGTGCGAAAATTCCCGATGGTGCCGGGCATTGATCTGGCGGGGACTGTCGAAGTCAGTGGGCATCCGGACTACAAGGTCGGTGATCAAGTCGTACTCAATGGCTGGGGAGTCGGTGAAGGGCATTGGGGTGGATTGGCGCAGAAGGCGCGCCTGAATGGCGACTGGCTGATTCCGCTGCCTCGTGAATTCACCGCTGCCCAGGCAATGGCGATCGGCACGGCCGGTTACACGGCGATGCTGAGCATCCTGGCCTTGGAACATAACGGTGTGACGCCTGAGCAGGGTGACGTTTTGGTCACGGGCGCCAACGGTGGTGTCGGCAGTTTCGCCATCGCGCTGCTGAACAAGCTCGGCTACCGGGTGGTCGCGTCCACTGGCCGCACCTCCGAACACGACTACCTCAAGCAATTGGGTGCCAGCGAAATCATCGACCGCGCTACATTGTCCGAGCCGGGAAAACCACTGGCCAAGGAGCGTTGGGCGGCCGTGATCGACTCGGTCGGCAGTCACACCCTGGCCAACGCCTGTGCCAGCACGAAAGCCAATGGCACTGTTGCCGCGTGTGGTTTGGCGCAAGGCATGGACTTCCCGGCCTCTGTCGCCCCGTTCATTTTGCGTGGTGTAACCCTGGCCGGAATCAACAGCGTGACCCAACCCAAAGCCAAGCGGGTACTGGCCTGGAACCGTCTGGCCAAGGATCTGGACTTTGCCTTGCTGCCGCTGATCAGCCACGAAATCGGTTTGAGTGAGGCGATCGATGCGGCACCGCGATTGCTCGCCGGTCAGCTGCGTGGCCGTGTGGTGGTGGATGTGAATCGCTGA
- a CDS encoding NAD(P)H-dependent flavin oxidoreductase — protein MSQWPDTRIIDLLGIELPIIQAPMAGATGSAMVIAASNAGGLGSMPAAMLTTEQLREELKTIRQHTQRPINVNFFCHQPPPADEQRARDWKNLLQPYYRELGVDFDAPTPVSNRAPFDNATCEVIEECRPEVVSFHFGLPEKSLLDRVKATGAKVLSSATTVEEAVWLEQHGCDAIIAMGYEAGGHRGMFLSDDLSSQVGLFALLPQIVDAVKVPVIAAGGIADARGVAAAFLLGASAVQVGTAYLFTPEAKVSTSHHKALRTAKESETAVTNIFTGRPARGILNRVMRELGPICDKAPAFPLAGGALMPLRAKGEADFSNLWAGQAFRLGVEMTTAELTQRLAQDGLAKLLHR, from the coding sequence ATGAGCCAATGGCCAGATACCCGAATTATCGATTTGCTGGGGATCGAACTGCCGATCATCCAGGCTCCGATGGCTGGCGCAACCGGTTCAGCCATGGTCATCGCCGCGAGCAATGCCGGCGGCCTGGGCTCGATGCCCGCGGCCATGCTGACCACCGAGCAGTTGCGCGAAGAATTGAAGACCATTCGCCAACACACTCAACGCCCGATCAACGTCAACTTCTTCTGCCATCAGCCGCCCCCTGCCGACGAGCAACGTGCCCGGGACTGGAAGAATCTGCTGCAACCCTACTACCGCGAACTCGGCGTGGATTTCGACGCACCGACACCCGTGTCCAATCGCGCGCCGTTCGATAACGCAACCTGTGAAGTGATCGAAGAATGCCGCCCCGAAGTGGTGAGCTTTCACTTCGGCCTGCCGGAAAAATCTCTGCTGGATCGCGTCAAGGCGACCGGGGCGAAAGTGCTGTCTTCGGCGACGACTGTCGAAGAAGCCGTCTGGCTTGAGCAGCATGGCTGCGACGCGATCATCGCCATGGGTTACGAAGCCGGTGGCCATCGGGGCATGTTTCTCAGCGACGATTTGAGCAGCCAGGTGGGCCTCTTCGCGCTGCTGCCGCAAATTGTCGACGCGGTGAAAGTGCCGGTGATTGCCGCTGGCGGCATTGCCGACGCACGGGGCGTGGCGGCGGCGTTTCTGTTGGGCGCGTCCGCGGTGCAGGTGGGCACGGCGTATTTGTTTACGCCGGAAGCCAAGGTCAGCACCTCTCATCACAAAGCGTTGCGCACGGCCAAAGAAAGCGAGACCGCCGTCACCAACATTTTCACCGGCCGCCCGGCACGCGGGATTCTCAATCGCGTGATGCGCGAACTCGGACCGATCTGCGATAAAGCACCGGCCTTCCCGTTGGCAGGTGGAGCGTTGATGCCGTTGCGGGCAAAGGGCGAAGCGGATTTCAGCAACCTCTGGGCCGGGCAGGCGTTCAGGTTGGGGGTTGAGATGACGACCGCAGAATTGACGCAGCGTCTGGCCCAAGACGGATTGGCGAAACTGTTACACCGCTAG
- the modA gene encoding molybdate ABC transporter substrate-binding protein, whose protein sequence is MTIRASRFAPTCLASLLAVFAIGAAQADEVQVAVAANFTAPIQAIAADFEKDTGHKLVTSFGATGQFYTQIKNGAPFEVFLSADDTTPQKLEAEGDIVKGSRFTYAVGTLALWSAKEGYVDAKGDVLKKNEYQHLSIANPKAAPYGLAATQVLAKQGLTDKVKDKIVEGQNITQAYQFVSTGNAELGFVALSQIYKDGKVTSGSAWIVPASLHDPIKQDAVILNKGKDNPAAKALVDYLKGPKAAAVIKSYGYQL, encoded by the coding sequence ATGACCATTCGTGCCTCACGTTTTGCCCCTACTTGCCTGGCGAGCCTGCTCGCTGTGTTCGCCATTGGCGCGGCCCAGGCGGACGAAGTCCAGGTCGCCGTCGCGGCCAACTTCACCGCGCCGATCCAGGCTATCGCTGCCGATTTCGAGAAAGACACCGGGCACAAACTGGTCACCTCCTTTGGTGCAACCGGCCAGTTCTACACGCAGATCAAGAATGGCGCGCCGTTTGAAGTGTTTCTGTCGGCGGACGATACCACCCCGCAAAAACTCGAAGCCGAAGGCGACATCGTCAAGGGCTCGCGCTTCACCTACGCCGTTGGCACCCTGGCGTTGTGGTCGGCTAAAGAAGGTTACGTCGATGCCAAAGGGGACGTGCTGAAAAAGAACGAATACCAGCATCTGTCCATCGCCAACCCGAAAGCCGCCCCTTATGGCCTGGCTGCCACCCAGGTTTTGGCCAAGCAGGGCCTGACCGACAAGGTCAAAGACAAGATCGTTGAAGGCCAGAACATCACCCAGGCTTATCAGTTTGTCTCAACCGGTAACGCAGAACTGGGCTTTGTCGCCTTGTCGCAGATCTACAAAGACGGCAAAGTCACCAGCGGTTCGGCGTGGATCGTTCCAGCCAGCCTGCACGACCCGATCAAACAAGACGCGGTGATCCTCAACAAAGGCAAGGACAACCCGGCTGCCAAGGCGCTGGTTGACTACCTCAAAGGTCCGAAAGCCGCTGCTGTCATCAAATCCTACGGTTATCAACTCTAA
- the modB gene encoding molybdate ABC transporter permease subunit has protein sequence MTLSSADFSAIWLTLKLASLTTVILLVIGTPIALWLSRTQSWLRGPVGAIVALPLVLPPTVIGFYLLLALGPNGFIGHFTQSLGLGTLTFSFAGLVIGSVLYSMPFVVQPLQNAFSAIGTRPLEVAATLRANPWDTFFSVILPLARPGFITAAILGFAHTVGEFGVVLMIGGNIPDKTRVVSVQIYDHVEAMEYAQAHWLAGAMLVFSFAVLLALYSSRKTKAGWS, from the coding sequence ATGACCCTGTCGAGTGCCGATTTTTCCGCCATCTGGCTGACCCTGAAACTGGCGTCCCTGACGACAGTTATCCTGCTGGTGATCGGCACTCCGATTGCGTTATGGCTTTCGCGCACCCAATCGTGGCTGCGCGGCCCGGTCGGGGCGATTGTCGCCCTGCCCCTGGTGCTGCCGCCCACGGTGATCGGTTTTTATCTGTTGCTGGCGCTGGGCCCTAACGGCTTTATCGGCCACTTCACTCAATCGCTGGGGCTCGGCACCCTGACGTTCAGTTTTGCCGGATTGGTGATCGGCTCGGTGCTCTATTCGATGCCGTTCGTGGTCCAGCCGTTGCAAAACGCTTTTTCTGCCATTGGCACCCGCCCACTGGAAGTGGCTGCGACCTTGCGCGCCAATCCCTGGGACACTTTTTTCAGCGTGATCCTGCCTCTGGCCCGACCGGGGTTCATCACCGCCGCGATTCTCGGTTTCGCCCACACCGTCGGCGAGTTTGGCGTGGTGCTGATGATCGGCGGCAACATCCCCGACAAGACCCGCGTGGTCTCGGTGCAGATCTACGATCACGTCGAAGCCATGGAATACGCCCAGGCCCACTGGCTGGCCGGGGCTATGCTGGTGTTCTCGTTTGCCGTGTTGCTGGCGCTGTACTCCAGCCGTAAAACCAAAGCGGGCTGGAGCTGA
- the modC gene encoding molybdenum ABC transporter ATP-binding protein — MIQTRLKLRYSGFALNVDLQLPGRGVTALYGHSGSGKTTCLRCIAGLERAEQGFIQVNDEVWQDSDKKIFVAPHKRAIGYVFQEASLFTHLSVLANLQFGLKRIPRHQRRVDLAHATELLGIGHLLDRHPQHLSGGERQRVGIARALLTSPKLLLMDEPLAALDSQRKSEILPYLQRLHDELDIPVLYVSHSQDEVARLADHIVLLSNGKALASGPIGETLARLDLPLALGDDAGVVIEGHVSAYDADYQLLTLQLPGTALNIRVTHTPMDPGQALRCKVQARDVSLSLHSAEQSSILNRLPVTVISEMGADNAAHVLIRLDAAGTPLLARITRYSRDQLQVHPGQQLWAQIKAVAVLA, encoded by the coding sequence ATGATTCAAACACGTCTGAAACTGAGGTATTCGGGGTTCGCCCTGAATGTGGACTTGCAACTGCCCGGCCGTGGCGTCACCGCGCTTTACGGTCATTCCGGCTCGGGCAAGACCACTTGCTTGCGCTGTATCGCGGGCCTGGAACGGGCCGAACAAGGCTTTATCCAGGTCAACGATGAAGTCTGGCAGGACAGCGACAAGAAGATTTTCGTAGCGCCGCACAAACGCGCGATCGGCTATGTCTTCCAGGAAGCAAGTCTGTTTACGCACTTGTCGGTGTTGGCGAACCTGCAATTCGGCCTCAAACGAATCCCCAGACACCAACGCCGGGTCGACCTGGCGCACGCGACGGAACTGTTGGGCATCGGTCATCTGCTGGACCGCCATCCGCAGCACTTGTCGGGTGGCGAGCGACAGCGTGTCGGCATTGCCCGGGCGCTACTCACCAGCCCAAAACTGTTGCTGATGGACGAACCGCTGGCGGCGCTGGATTCGCAACGCAAAAGCGAAATCCTGCCCTACCTGCAAAGGCTGCACGATGAGCTGGACATCCCGGTGCTGTACGTCAGCCATTCCCAGGATGAAGTGGCGCGACTGGCCGACCACATCGTCCTGCTCAGCAACGGCAAAGCCCTGGCCAGCGGCCCTATCGGTGAAACGCTGGCCCGGCTTGATTTGCCTTTGGCGCTGGGCGATGACGCCGGCGTGGTGATCGAGGGCCACGTCAGTGCCTATGACGCCGATTATCAGTTGCTGACCTTGCAACTGCCAGGCACCGCTCTGAACATCCGCGTGACGCACACGCCGATGGACCCCGGCCAGGCGCTGCGTTGCAAGGTCCAGGCGCGCGATGTCAGCCTGAGCCTGCACAGCGCCGAGCAAAGCAGCATCCTCAACCGTCTGCCGGTGACCGTGATCAGTGAAATGGGCGCAGACAACGCCGCCCACGTGCTGATTCGTCTGGATGCGGCCGGCACACCGCTGCTGGCGCGAATCACCCGCTACTCCCGGGATCAGTTGCAGGTGCATCCCGGCCAACAGCTCTGGGCGCAAATCAAAGCGGTGGCGGTGCTGGCGTAA
- a CDS encoding DNA topoisomerase IB, with translation MPDSALTDALPPDLHYVDDTQPGIARKKLRGKFCYFDPDGKRITDPKQIKRINALAVPPAYTDVWICADPRGHLQATGRDARGRKQYRYHPRWREVRDADKYSRLRDFGLALPKLRKQLETLLAAPGFSRDKVMATVITLLDATLIRVGNTQYARDNRSYGLTTLRNRHVEINGSAIRFQFRGKSGVEHQITVKDRRLARIIKRCQEIPGQNLFQYLDESGERHTVSSSDVNAYLQTLTGTDFTAKDYRTWAGSALALSVLRGLQWEPESDARRHVVEMVKNVARQLGNTPAVCRKCYIHPAVLEGFLMGALAGLPRPRTRKGLRAEEVGLAMYLETMIEATQPTN, from the coding sequence ATGCCCGATTCCGCGCTGACTGATGCGCTGCCACCTGACCTGCATTATGTCGATGACACCCAGCCCGGCATCGCCCGCAAGAAACTGCGTGGCAAGTTCTGCTACTTCGACCCGGACGGAAAACGCATCACCGACCCAAAGCAAATCAAACGTATCAATGCCCTCGCCGTACCCCCGGCCTACACCGACGTTTGGATTTGCGCCGACCCGCGTGGGCATCTGCAAGCCACTGGCCGTGATGCGCGGGGGCGCAAGCAATACCGTTATCACCCGCGCTGGCGCGAAGTGCGCGATGCCGACAAATATTCGCGCCTGCGGGATTTCGGGCTCGCCCTGCCGAAACTGCGCAAACAGCTTGAAACGCTGTTGGCCGCGCCGGGCTTCAGCCGTGACAAGGTCATGGCCACGGTCATTACCTTGCTCGACGCGACATTGATTCGGGTCGGCAACACGCAGTACGCCCGGGACAACCGCTCGTATGGGCTGACCACGCTGCGCAACCGGCACGTCGAGATCAACGGCAGTGCGATCCGGTTCCAGTTCCGGGGCAAGAGCGGCGTCGAGCACCAGATCACCGTGAAAGACCGGCGCCTGGCACGAATCATCAAACGCTGCCAGGAGATTCCCGGGCAGAACCTGTTTCAGTATCTGGATGAAAGCGGCGAGCGGCACACCGTCAGTTCCTCCGACGTCAACGCCTACCTGCAAACCCTCACCGGCACCGACTTCACCGCCAAGGACTACCGCACCTGGGCAGGCAGCGCGCTGGCGTTGTCGGTGTTGCGCGGTTTGCAGTGGGAACCGGAATCAGACGCCAGGCGGCATGTGGTGGAGATGGTCAAGAACGTCGCCAGGCAACTTGGTAACACCCCGGCAGTTTGTCGCAAGTGCTACATCCACCCGGCGGTGCTTGAGGGTTTCCTGATGGGGGCATTGGCCGGGTTACCGCGCCCGAGAACACGTAAAGGCTTGAGGGCCGAGGAAGTCGGGCTGGCGATGTATTTGGAGACGATGATCGAGGCGACTCAACCGACGAACTGA
- a CDS encoding TetR/AcrR family transcriptional regulator: MPKKTTEAHEQAVSETVRRNPTQQRSRERQERILAAGTQLIASKGSDQVKMSEIAEMCGISIGSLYQYFPDKSSVIRTLAERYNAESRRCIEVAMAAVEDAQGLREAFSELLDEYYEIFLATPAMRDIWSGMQADKQLMALELQECRIAGGLLADAMLRVNPSSDIQQVQASAFLIWSLGEATMRLAISCAPEEGRALVEAFKRMSLREIMGPAAGPSERASTAEPVR; this comes from the coding sequence GTGCCGAAGAAAACCACCGAAGCCCACGAGCAAGCCGTTTCAGAGACTGTCCGGCGCAATCCCACGCAGCAGCGCAGCCGCGAACGCCAGGAGCGAATCCTGGCGGCGGGGACGCAATTGATTGCGAGCAAGGGCAGCGATCAAGTGAAAATGAGTGAAATCGCCGAAATGTGCGGGATTTCGATCGGCTCGCTTTATCAGTATTTTCCAGACAAGAGTTCGGTGATTCGCACCTTGGCCGAGCGCTATAACGCCGAAAGCCGTCGTTGCATCGAAGTCGCCATGGCTGCGGTCGAGGACGCGCAAGGGCTGCGCGAGGCATTTTCAGAGCTGTTGGACGAGTATTACGAGATCTTCCTGGCGACACCGGCGATGCGTGACATCTGGTCAGGCATGCAGGCAGACAAGCAACTCATGGCGCTGGAACTGCAGGAGTGTCGGATTGCCGGCGGGTTATTGGCGGATGCGATGCTGCGGGTAAACCCCAGCAGCGATATACAACAGGTTCAGGCGTCTGCCTTTCTGATCTGGAGTCTGGGCGAGGCGACAATGCGCCTGGCCATCTCATGCGCTCCCGAGGAGGGACGCGCGCTGGTCGAAGCGTTCAAGCGGATGTCTTTGCGAGAAATCATGGGGCCGGCGGCCGGGCCGAGTGAACGTGCTTCAACCGCCGAACCTGTCCGTTAA
- a CDS encoding SDR family oxidoreductase produces MKTTQETILILGATGKTGRRITQRLQAADVPVRLGSRGADPAFDWEDRSTWEAVLERIHAVYISFQPDLAVPGAFETVQAFTDQAVKSGVRKLVLLSGRGEVEAEQAERVVQNSGVDWTILRASWFFQNFSEAHFLEPILQGELALPVGNIAEPFVDVEDIAEIAVEALTKPGHSGQLYELTGPRALTFAEAIAEIAHASKRDVGFVAVPPDAYRQAQEQAQLPTELIELVLYLFTTVLDGRNTPVADGVQRALGRPARDFSDYVRRTVATGVWG; encoded by the coding sequence ATGAAAACCACCCAAGAGACAATCCTGATTCTCGGCGCAACAGGCAAAACCGGGCGACGGATCACTCAACGGCTGCAAGCGGCCGATGTGCCTGTTCGTTTAGGCTCTCGCGGGGCGGATCCAGCGTTCGACTGGGAGGATCGCTCCACCTGGGAAGCGGTGCTTGAGAGAATTCACGCGGTGTACATTTCGTTCCAACCAGACCTTGCGGTCCCCGGTGCGTTTGAAACTGTGCAGGCATTCACCGATCAGGCCGTTAAAAGCGGCGTCCGCAAACTGGTGCTGTTGTCAGGGCGCGGCGAAGTTGAAGCTGAACAGGCAGAACGCGTCGTTCAAAACAGCGGCGTGGACTGGACCATCCTGCGGGCCAGCTGGTTCTTTCAGAACTTCAGCGAAGCGCACTTTCTTGAGCCAATCCTGCAAGGAGAACTCGCCCTCCCCGTCGGCAACATCGCCGAGCCCTTTGTCGACGTGGAAGACATCGCCGAGATTGCGGTTGAGGCGCTGACCAAACCGGGGCATTCAGGCCAACTCTATGAGCTGACGGGCCCGCGCGCGCTGACCTTTGCAGAGGCCATTGCCGAAATTGCCCACGCGTCCAAACGCGATGTCGGTTTCGTCGCCGTGCCACCCGACGCCTATCGCCAGGCGCAGGAACAGGCCCAACTACCAACAGAGCTGATTGAACTCGTGCTGTACCTCTTCACCACCGTACTCGATGGCCGCAATACACCGGTGGCTGACGGCGTACAGCGTGCACTGGGTCGCCCAGCGCGGGACTTCAGCGACTATGTTCGCCGCACGGTGGCTACGGGTGTCTGGGGTTGA
- a CDS encoding CBS domain-containing protein: protein MKTAAQLLKLKVVQNQHVHSIAPDQMVLEALKMMAEKNVGALPVIEAGQVVGVISERDYARKVVLQGRSSVGTPVRDIMSAPVVTADSQQSIERCMEVMTDSHLRHLPVLDSGELIGLLSIGDLVKEAIVEQADLIRQLEYYIRGH, encoded by the coding sequence ATGAAAACAGCCGCACAGCTGCTGAAACTGAAGGTCGTGCAAAACCAGCACGTGCACAGCATCGCGCCAGACCAGATGGTGCTTGAAGCACTGAAAATGATGGCCGAGAAGAATGTGGGCGCGCTGCCGGTCATCGAAGCGGGGCAGGTGGTCGGCGTTATCAGCGAGCGCGACTATGCGCGCAAGGTCGTTCTGCAGGGACGTTCCTCGGTCGGGACGCCGGTGCGCGACATCATGAGCGCGCCGGTGGTGACAGCCGACAGTCAGCAGAGCATCGAGCGCTGCATGGAAGTCATGACCGACAGCCACCTGCGGCATCTGCCGGTGTTAGATAGCGGCGAGCTGATCGGGTTGTTGTCGATTGGCGACCTGGTCAAAGAGGCAATTGTCGAGCAGGCCGATTTGATCCGGCAATTGGAGTACTACATTCGCGGGCACTAA
- the nirD gene encoding nitrite reductase small subunit NirD, producing MSQSTTQRIDSLADSDVWQTVCEQQDLVSNSGVVVWLDGAQVALFYLPGAEGRSLYAIDNHDPQSGANVIGRGLVGSIKGDLVVASPIYKQHFRLEDGSCLEYPQQRLRVWPVRLNGGVVEVGLA from the coding sequence ATGAGCCAGTCCACTACCCAACGCATCGATTCCCTGGCCGACAGCGATGTCTGGCAAACCGTGTGCGAGCAGCAGGACCTTGTCTCTAACTCCGGCGTCGTCGTGTGGCTCGACGGCGCACAAGTGGCGCTGTTCTACCTGCCGGGCGCGGAGGGCAGAAGCCTCTACGCCATCGACAACCATGACCCGCAATCCGGGGCGAACGTCATCGGGCGCGGGTTGGTCGGCAGCATCAAGGGTGATCTCGTGGTTGCTTCACCGATCTACAAACAGCATTTCCGTCTTGAGGACGGCAGTTGCCTGGAGTACCCGCAGCAACGTTTGCGGGTCTGGCCGGTGCGGCTTAACGGCGGCGTGGTGGAAGTCGGGCTGGCTTGA
- the nirB gene encoding nitrite reductase large subunit NirB — MNSNVAALNKVQTLIVIGNGMVGHHCVEQLIERGALDQYRLHVFSEEPMRAYDRVHLSEYFSGRDAESLALSDASLYQTPGVTLHLGVPVLEIDRTRRQVITAQGSIPYDKLVLATGSYPFVPPVEGAEGDSRLVYRTLEDLDAIRAAAANARRGVVVGGGLLGLEAANALKSLGLEAHVVEFAPRLMPVQLDTMGGLALKSQIERLGVGVHLSRSTQSISAGEEYRYRMNFANDEFLETDLIVFSAGIRAQDALARQCALEIGPRGGVVINDECLTSDPDIYAIGECASWNGGLFGLVAPGYQMARGVAARLCNDTAEPFLGADMSTKLKLLGVDVGSIGDAHGNTPGARSYQFIDETTASYRRLVVDASGKHVIGAVLVGDNSYYDTLLQYMQNAIALPGEPASLILPSSEGAPTLGPGALPESATVCSCHNVTKGSICSAIDGGCTDLGLLKSQTKACTGCGGCAGLLKQVFEHELIARGVSVDKSLCEHFAYTRQELYALVRVEGVITFEELLAKHGRGHTGCDVCKPAVGSILASCWNQPIMDASLVPLQDTNDTFMANMQKNGTYSVVPRIPGGEITADKLIAIGVVAKKYDLYTKITGGQRIDLFGAQLHELPDIWAELIEAGFETGHAYGKSTRTVKSCVGSTWCRYGVQDSVQMALTIEDRYKGLRSPHKLKFAVSGCTRECAEAQSKDVGVIATEKGWNLYIAGNGGMRPRHAELFATDLDDATLIRYIDRFLMFYIRTADKLQRTSVWRESLEGGLDFLKEVIINDSLGLGAELESQMQLVVDRYECEWANALKDPEKLKRFRTFVNDKRPDPDIHFVQERGQRRPIMAAELNLIPVTEEIA, encoded by the coding sequence ATGAATTCCAATGTTGCCGCGTTGAACAAAGTGCAAACGCTGATCGTGATCGGCAATGGCATGGTCGGACATCATTGCGTCGAGCAGTTGATTGAGCGGGGCGCGCTTGACCAGTATCGGCTGCACGTCTTCAGCGAGGAGCCGATGCGTGCCTACGACCGCGTGCATCTGTCCGAGTATTTCTCGGGGCGTGATGCCGAATCGTTGGCGCTGTCCGATGCGTCGCTTTACCAGACGCCGGGCGTCACCCTGCATTTGGGTGTGCCGGTGCTGGAAATCGACCGCACCCGTCGCCAGGTGATTACCGCGCAAGGCAGCATCCCTTACGACAAGTTGGTGTTGGCCACCGGCTCTTACCCGTTTGTGCCGCCAGTCGAAGGTGCCGAAGGCGATTCGCGCCTGGTGTATCGAACCCTTGAAGACCTCGATGCGATCCGTGCCGCAGCAGCCAATGCCCGACGCGGCGTCGTGGTCGGCGGTGGCCTGCTGGGCCTTGAAGCCGCCAATGCCCTGAAAAGCCTCGGCCTGGAAGCGCATGTGGTGGAATTCGCCCCGCGCCTGATGCCGGTGCAACTGGACACAATGGGTGGGCTTGCGCTCAAGTCGCAGATCGAAAGACTCGGTGTCGGTGTGCACCTGTCGCGCTCTACTCAATCGATCAGCGCGGGCGAGGAATATCGCTACCGCATGAACTTCGCCAACGACGAGTTTCTTGAAACCGACCTGATCGTGTTCTCGGCGGGCATCCGTGCACAAGATGCGCTGGCCCGGCAATGCGCGCTGGAGATCGGTCCGCGCGGCGGCGTAGTGATCAATGACGAATGCCTGACCAGCGATCCGGACATTTACGCCATCGGCGAATGCGCCTCCTGGAACGGCGGCCTGTTCGGCTTGGTCGCGCCGGGCTACCAGATGGCGCGCGGTGTGGCGGCACGTCTGTGCAACGACACGGCCGAGCCGTTTCTGGGCGCCGACATGTCGACCAAACTCAAACTGCTGGGCGTCGACGTCGGCTCCATCGGCGATGCCCACGGCAACACGCCGGGCGCACGCAGTTATCAGTTCATCGACGAAACCACGGCCAGCTATCGACGGCTGGTGGTGGATGCCTCGGGCAAGCACGTCATCGGCGCGGTGCTGGTTGGCGACAACAGCTATTACGACACGCTGCTGCAATACATGCAGAACGCGATTGCCTTGCCGGGGGAACCCGCCAGCCTGATCCTGCCGTCATCCGAAGGCGCGCCGACTCTGGGCCCGGGCGCGTTGCCCGAATCGGCCACGGTCTGCTCGTGCCACAACGTCACCAAGGGTTCCATCTGCTCGGCCATCGATGGCGGCTGCACCGACCTGGGCCTGCTCAAGTCTCAGACCAAAGCCTGCACCGGCTGCGGCGGTTGCGCCGGTCTGCTCAAGCAAGTGTTCGAACATGAGTTGATCGCCCGGGGCGTCAGCGTCGACAAAAGCCTGTGCGAACACTTTGCCTATACCCGTCAGGAACTGTATGCGCTGGTCCGCGTAGAAGGGGTCATCACCTTCGAAGAACTGCTGGCCAAACACGGCCGCGGCCACACCGGTTGCGACGTCTGCAAACCGGCCGTGGGCTCGATTCTCGCGTCGTGCTGGAACCAGCCGATCATGGACGCATCGCTGGTGCCGTTGCAGGACACCAACGACACCTTCATGGCCAACATGCAGAAAAACGGCACCTATTCGGTGGTGCCGCGCATTCCCGGCGGCGAAATCACCGCCGACAAACTGATCGCGATCGGTGTCGTGGCGAAAAAATACGACCTCTACACCAAAATCACCGGCGGTCAGCGGATCGACCTGTTCGGCGCGCAGTTGCATGAATTGCCGGACATCTGGGCCGAGCTGATCGAAGCCGGTTTCGAAACCGGGCACGCCTACGGCAAATCGACCCGGACGGTGAAGTCGTGCGTCGGCAGCACCTGGTGCCGTTATGGCGTGCAGGACAGCGTGCAAATGGCCCTGACCATCGAGGACCGCTACAAGGGATTGCGCTCGCCGCACAAGCTCAAGTTCGCAGTGTCCGGTTGCACCCGTGAGTGCGCCGAAGCCCAGAGCAAAGACGTCGGCGTGATCGCCACCGAGAAGGGCTGGAACCTCTACATCGCCGGTAACGGCGGCATGCGCCCGCGCCACGCCGAGCTGTTCGCCACTGACCTGGACGATGCCACGCTGATCCGCTACATCGACCGTTTCCTGATGTTCTACATCCGCACCGCCGACAAACTGCAACGCACCTCGGTGTGGCGCGAAAGCCTGGAGGGCGGCCTCGACTTCCTCAAAGAGGTGATCATCAACGACAGCCTCGGGCTCGGCGCCGAGCTCGAATCGCAGATGCAACTGGTGGTCGACCGCTACGAATGCGAGTGGGCCAACGCCCTCAAAGACCCGGAAAAACTCAAGCGCTTCCGGACCTTCGTCAACGATAAACGCCCGGACCCGGACATCCATTTTGTCCAGGAACGCGGCCAACGGCGCCCGATCATGGCCGCCGAACTCAACCTGATCCCTGTCACCGAGGAGATTGCCTGA